Below is a window of Vicinamibacterales bacterium DNA.
TGCCGGTGCCGCCGTTCTTCTTCTCCCAGTACGCGGGCGCGAGCGCCTTCAGCGCCTGTTCGTCCTTCAGCGCGAACACGACCAGCGGGCGGTTGAGATCGAGCTTCGCCCACGGCCACAGGACGGCGATTTCGCTGCGCATCTGCTCGAGCTGCCAGGCGAGTGTCGACGTCGGTCCTTTGCCGGCGTCGGACGTGACGGTGAAGTGCGGACTCTTGACCTCGATCCACTGATCGGCGGCCGCCGCCGAACGGGCGGCGAGGCAGGCGACAAGACACACGACAACGGCGGCCATCCGCCGCCCGCGAACGATCATCATGGCGCGGCATTCTAGGCTACACTCCCACCCCATGACTACCCAGGACCGTCGTACTTTCCTCGGCACGGTCGTCGCCGGCATGGTGGCTGCGCGTGCGTCGTTCGCCGCCTCGCTCAAGGCGGTCGGCGTGCAGCTCTATACGGTCCGTACGGACCTCGAAAAGGACTTCGACGGCACGCTGGCGACGATCGCCGCGATCGGCTACAAGGAAGTGGAGTTCGCCGGCTACTTCGGTCGCACGCCGCAACAGGTGCGTGAGACGCTGAAGACGAACGGACTGGTCTCTCCGGCGGCGCATATCGACTATCCGACGGTCAGCGATCCGGCCAAGTGGGCCATGGCCCTCGACGACGCGGCGACGCTGGGTCAGACATTCCTCGTCAACCCGTGGATCGACGAGGCGGTTCGCAATCAGCCCGACGCCTGGAAGCGCGCCGCCGACGTCTACAACACCGCCGGCGCCGCGGCGCAGAAGCACGGCATCCAGTTCTGCTACCACAACCACAACTTCGAGTTCTATCCGCGTCAGGATCTGAGCGGCGCGCTGCCATTCGAGTACCTGCTCGCGACCTGCGATCCGACGCTGGTGAAGATGGAGCTCGATCTGTGCTGGATTTCGGCGGCAAGCAAGGATCCGCTCGCCTACTTCCAGAAGTATCCGGGGCGCTTCCCGCTCGTGCACGTCAAGGGGCTGAAGGCCGTGCCGGCGGCCTCGCCGACGCCGGTCGCGATCGACAAGGTGCTACCCGACGTGACCGAAGTCGGCCACGACGACGTCATCGACTGGAAGCGGATTTTCGCGCAGTCGAAGGAAGCCGGCATCGCGCACTACTTCGTCGAGCACGACGTGCCGAAGGTGCCGCTCGCCAGCCTCGAGGAGAGCTACCAGTACCTCGCGAAGCTGCAGTTCTGAGTCGGGGCCGCTGACAAGAGCCGAAAACATCGCCGCCGGATAGGAGGGCAGCCTCCTGATCTTCTTCGAGGCTCCTGGCAGCTGGCACGATCGTGCTCAGCCGCGGAGCCAGGCGTTGACGTTGCGCCACACGGCTCGCAGCCTGGACGCGATCGCCTGCACGGCGGCGTCGGGATCCTCTTCGCCGCGGTCGCGCCGTTGAATGACCTCGTCGACGCTCAGGTGCGGTGAGCCGGTACGCTGCAGGCGGCGGACGTACTCGGGATCGACGCCGTGGTCGCGCAGACGCACCAGGTCCTGGAGGGGAACGCCCTTATAGCCAAGCTCCGCCATCCCGCGCACGTACTCCGGGTCGACGCCATGGTCGCGCGCGGTGAGCAGCGCGTCGATGGTGAGCGTCGGGTAACCGAGCGACGCCAGGCCCCGCGCATACTCCGCGCCCACGCCGTGATCGCGCGCGCGGCGGTATTCGTCGAGCGTGAGGCGGTATCCGAGCGCCTGCATGCCGCGCACGTACTCGGGCTCGACGCCATGGTCGCGCGCCTCGATCAGCGACGACAGCGACATGGCGGGGAAGCCGAGCGCCGTCATGCCGCGCGCATATTCCGGATCGGCGCCATGATCGCGCGCCACGCGCAACTCCTCGGCCGAGAGATGCGCGTACCCGGCGGCTTCCATGCCGCGGATGAAGACCGAATCGACGCCGTGATCGCGCAGCGTGATGAGCGCGTCGAGGCTGCCGGCGCGGTAGCCGAGCGCCGTCATGCCGTGCAGGTAGTCGGCGTCGACACCATGCTGTGCCGCGCGAACCAGCATCGGCACGTCCGGCTTTGCGTAGCCAGCCGCCGCGAGCGCGTCGAGGTAGGCGACTCCGACGTCGGCGATCGCCAGCGAGAGCGACTCCTGCGGCGACGGACGGCCGATGCCGCGCGTGGCCAGCGCCTCGGCGAACGCCGCGTCCGGCGCGAAGGCGAACGTTCCGGCGCAGACGCCGCGGCGGCAAACGCCGTCGACGGTGAAGGTACCCGCCTCGCGTCGGATCGGGAAGTGCAGCGGCGCGTTGAGTCCGTCGATCTGATCGACGGGCAGTCCCGCCAACCGGTCGAGGCCGACCGTGCGGCCGTGCGATCCCTGGTCCGTGCGGATGTTGATCTGCACGGTATCGCGAGCGGCCGTCCGCCGCAGCTCCCACGTGCCCGTCGCCTCGGCCTGTGCCGGGGCCGGGGACGACTGCGCCACGCCCGCGCGCTCGACGGCCGATCCGTTCGCCACGAGGGGATCGAAAGGCACGAGCGCGGCGTGGACGATCGCCAGCGGCAGGCACAGCGCCGCCGTTGCCGCGATCGCGGCGGTCACCCCGCGGCGGCCGAGCGCCGCGCGGTTGCGCGCCGCGTCGAGGATGGCCAGCATCCGCCCTTCGAGCTGGCGCGCGCGAATCATGCCGAGCGCGGTGGCGGGCGCCGGCGACGGACCGAACGCCCGCGCGATCTCGAGCAGGTGCTCGGCGTACTCGCGCGGACCGGCGCCGGCGCCGAGCACGCGATCGTCGCAGGCGAGCTCGCGCTCGACGCGCAGCCGCCGTGCCGCCCACCAGACGCCTGGATGCGGCCAGTACAGCGCGCACGCCGCCGCGGTGAGCCGCTGCACCATGCAGTCGAAGCGGGCGACATGCGCCAGCTCGTGCAGGAGCACCGCGCGCCGGCGATCCTCACTCCAGCCCTCGGCCGCCGCCGGCACGACGATGACGGGAGCGGACGTGCCGAAGGTGAGCGGCATGATGTCCTGCGCGCTCTCCAAAAGCCGAACGGACCGCGCGACACCAAGCTGCCGCACGGCGTCGTCGAGGGCGCCGCGCCACGCCGGGCCGTCGATCGGCCGTGACGCGGCCGCCAGACGGCGCAGCGCGAGCGGCTCGCACGCGACCCGCGCCGCCAGCACGAGCACACCCGCCAGATAGATGCCCGCCAGCGCGACGAGCGCGAAGGCGCCGCCGAGTCCGGCCGGCCGCGACACGGCCGCGACCTCGCCGCGCGGACGCGCCGTCTTCAACGCGTCCGGACGGGCGGTGGGACTCGCGCGGAGGCTGGAGCGGGCGTCAACAATTACGCCCTGCGGCGCGGCCGTGATCGCGGCACCGGCGCGCGCGACCGGAATGCGTACGTGCCAGCCCGGGAGCGCTGCGGCGAGCGGCAGCAGCAGCAGCGCCGCGACGGTCAGCGCCCACAGCAGATGCCGTGCGGCGGCCGAGGCGCGCCGCGCGAGGGCCAGATCGATCGCCGCCGCCGCCAGGAGGAGCGCGGTGGACTTGACGAAGGTGTCGAGGATGAGTGCGGTCATCGAAGTCCTCCCGGCGCGCGGCCGCGCTGCAGCAGCGCCCTGAGCCGCGTGTAGTCCTCGTCGGAGAGCGGCCCGTTGTTCATGTCGAGCAGCGCTGCCGCTGCCGATCCTGGTGAATTGCCGAAGAACGTGCGCACCAGTTGTGTCAGCGCCGAGCGGCTCGCGTCTTCGGGCGCGGCCGCCGGGAAATAGACGAAGCGGGGCCCGTCGTACTCGCGGCCGAGCAGACGGCGGTCGATCATGATGTCGAGCAGCTTTCGCACGCTCGACGGGCTCGGCGCGTCTGGCAGCTCGGCGCGAATCGCTTGCACCGTCGCGCGCCGATGGCGGTGCAGGATTTCCATGATCTGTGCCTCGCGGCGCGTCA
It encodes the following:
- a CDS encoding sugar phosphate isomerase/epimerase, whose amino-acid sequence is MTTQDRRTFLGTVVAGMVAARASFAASLKAVGVQLYTVRTDLEKDFDGTLATIAAIGYKEVEFAGYFGRTPQQVRETLKTNGLVSPAAHIDYPTVSDPAKWAMALDDAATLGQTFLVNPWIDEAVRNQPDAWKRAADVYNTAGAAAQKHGIQFCYHNHNFEFYPRQDLSGALPFEYLLATCDPTLVKMELDLCWISAASKDPLAYFQKYPGRFPLVHVKGLKAVPAASPTPVAIDKVLPDVTEVGHDDVIDWKRIFAQSKEAGIAHYFVEHDVPKVPLASLEESYQYLAKLQF
- a CDS encoding M56 family metallopeptidase, whose amino-acid sequence is MTALILDTFVKSTALLLAAAAIDLALARRASAAARHLLWALTVAALLLLPLAAALPGWHVRIPVARAGAAITAAPQGVIVDARSSLRASPTARPDALKTARPRGEVAAVSRPAGLGGAFALVALAGIYLAGVLVLAARVACEPLALRRLAAASRPIDGPAWRGALDDAVRQLGVARSVRLLESAQDIMPLTFGTSAPVIVVPAAAEGWSEDRRRAVLLHELAHVARFDCMVQRLTAAACALYWPHPGVWWAARRLRVERELACDDRVLGAGAGPREYAEHLLEIARAFGPSPAPATALGMIRARQLEGRMLAILDAARNRAALGRRGVTAAIAATAALCLPLAIVHAALVPFDPLVANGSAVERAGVAQSSPAPAQAEATGTWELRRTAARDTVQINIRTDQGSHGRTVGLDRLAGLPVDQIDGLNAPLHFPIRREAGTFTVDGVCRRGVCAGTFAFAPDAAFAEALATRGIGRPSPQESLSLAIADVGVAYLDALAAAGYAKPDVPMLVRAAQHGVDADYLHGMTALGYRAGSLDALITLRDHGVDSVFIRGMEAAGYAHLSAEELRVARDHGADPEYARGMTALGFPAMSLSSLIEARDHGVEPEYVRGMQALGYRLTLDEYRRARDHGVGAEYARGLASLGYPTLTIDALLTARDHGVDPEYVRGMAELGYKGVPLQDLVRLRDHGVDPEYVRRLQRTGSPHLSVDEVIQRRDRGEEDPDAAVQAIASRLRAVWRNVNAWLRG
- a CDS encoding BlaI/MecI/CopY family transcriptional regulator, with amino-acid sequence MTKPVQPSLTRREAQIMEILHRHRRATVQAIRAELPDAPSPSSVRKLLDIMIDRRLLGREYDGPRFVYFPAAAPEDASRSALTQLVRTFFGNSPGSAAAALLDMNNGPLSDEDYTRLRALLQRGRAPGGLR